Proteins from a single region of Bacteroidota bacterium:
- a CDS encoding NUDIX domain-containing protein: MIKVYVNDCPLAIASPADYQSANTQGLIRVENNLPALTKVIEWMLAAPSKGYITIAADPQHTFELLQTACHPIHAAGGVVFNHEGKILMIRRMNRWDLPKGKVDPGETWDFTAIREVKEECGLSQLKLQQPVGETLHIYMQKGTKMLKTTHWYRMECDGNPILIPQTEEHITEAKWMHIDDKTLKELDTYETIRGLLQIVLKNHL; the protein is encoded by the coding sequence ATGATAAAAGTTTATGTAAACGACTGCCCTTTGGCGATTGCCAGTCCTGCCGATTACCAATCGGCAAATACACAGGGACTTATTCGTGTGGAAAATAATCTGCCCGCATTGACCAAAGTAATTGAATGGATGCTAGCAGCCCCTTCTAAGGGTTATATAACTATAGCTGCCGATCCTCAACATACTTTCGAATTATTACAAACTGCCTGTCACCCAATTCATGCCGCAGGTGGTGTAGTATTTAACCACGAAGGCAAAATATTGATGATACGCCGCATGAACCGTTGGGATTTGCCCAAAGGGAAGGTAGACCCTGGCGAAACTTGGGATTTTACAGCCATCAGGGAGGTAAAAGAAGAGTGTGGTTTGTCGCAGTTGAAATTACAACAGCCTGTGGGTGAGACCTTGCATATATATATGCAAAAGGGAACAAAAATGCTGAAGACCACACATTGGTACCGTATGGAATGTGACGGGAACCCTATATTAATTCCCCAAACAGAAGAGCATATTACCGAAGCCAAATGGATGCATATTGACGACAAAACTCTGAAGGAATTAGATACTTATGAAACTATTCGCGGCCTACTGCAGATAGTTTTGAAAAACCATTTATAA
- a CDS encoding regulatory protein RecX: MREYLDKARRYCSYQERCHSEVRNKLYELGARGLDLDNIIVRLIEENFLNEERFAIAYAGGKFRQKQWGRVKITLELKARKISVYCIQKAMKEVPEDDYVQTLDNIIFKKNNLLKEKNPLTKKMKLVAYGISRGYEQDLVWSAVNRMVDAV; this comes from the coding sequence ATGAGAGAATACCTCGACAAAGCCCGCCGATACTGCTCCTACCAAGAGCGTTGCCACAGTGAAGTGCGTAATAAATTATACGAACTTGGTGCAAGGGGTTTGGATTTGGATAATATTATAGTAAGGCTTATAGAAGAAAATTTTTTGAACGAAGAACGTTTTGCAATTGCTTATGCGGGGGGTAAATTTCGCCAAAAACAATGGGGCCGCGTGAAAATTACTTTGGAATTAAAGGCCCGCAAAATTTCTGTTTATTGTATACAAAAAGCAATGAAGGAAGTTCCAGAAGATGATTATGTACAAACACTTGATAATATTATATTCAAGAAAAATAATCTCCTTAAAGAAAAAAACCCGCTCACTAAAAAAATGAAACTCGTTGCCTATGGAATTTCTCGTGGCTACGAGCAGGACTTGGTATGGAGTGCGGTGAATAGGATGGTGGATGCGGTATAG
- a CDS encoding peptide MFS transporter translates to MKHPKALPFLFFAEMWERFGYYLMIGIFQLFMMESIEKGGMGFDRKHAADIYGTFIALVFLTPFIGGLLADRKIGYIKSVYIGGTLMGLGYMGLAIHTDWSFYASLIMIIIGNGFFKPNISTILGNLYSEENYKSLKDSGFNIFYMGINIGACVCNLCAAFMRNKYGWGAAFMSAGIGMFIGLIVFAIGMKHFKHADVKKPVQKEDMSMNAILAQVFLPAIIAGLIGWFIPENIFGSDSTDAFILATIPIIIFYISLYKRANDGDRKPLLALLSIMAVSVMFWAVFKQNGTALTTWAQYYTDREMPAAIAAPAENMYLAEKDTFYYRNVPAFDDKFKAIKENNKQVLKPGYPIYFKNVAPDKKPKEGEVVKLYNTELFQSINPLWVVLLTPLVIAFFMLLRRRGREPSTPMKIALGLLISAFSTLVMVVAIYICSNGAVKASPWWLIGCYGVITVGELFLSPMGLSLVSKISPPRLTALMMGGWFLATSLGNKLSGVLASMWDIYDNKANFFWVNFVLLSIATVIMFMMLKWLKKLIGDKV, encoded by the coding sequence ATGAAACACCCCAAAGCATTACCTTTTTTATTCTTCGCAGAAATGTGGGAACGGTTTGGTTATTACTTGATGATTGGTATATTCCAATTGTTTATGATGGAAAGCATTGAGAAGGGCGGCATGGGCTTCGACCGCAAACATGCTGCCGATATATATGGTACTTTTATAGCTTTGGTTTTTCTCACTCCATTTATTGGAGGATTATTAGCTGACCGAAAAATTGGCTATATAAAATCAGTATATATTGGTGGTACTTTAATGGGCTTGGGATATATGGGTTTGGCCATTCACACAGATTGGTCGTTTTATGCTTCTTTGATTATGATTATAATAGGAAATGGTTTTTTTAAACCCAATATTTCTACCATTTTGGGCAACTTGTATTCCGAAGAAAACTATAAATCCTTAAAAGATTCAGGTTTTAATATTTTCTATATGGGCATCAACATAGGTGCTTGTGTATGCAACTTGTGTGCTGCCTTTATGCGTAATAAATACGGTTGGGGTGCTGCCTTTATGTCGGCAGGGATTGGGATGTTCATTGGTTTAATTGTATTTGCTATTGGAATGAAACATTTTAAACATGCTGATGTAAAAAAACCTGTACAAAAAGAAGACATGTCCATGAATGCAATACTTGCCCAAGTTTTTCTACCTGCTATTATTGCAGGACTAATAGGATGGTTTATACCTGAAAATATATTTGGAAGCGACAGTACCGATGCATTTATTTTAGCTACTATTCCCATTATCATATTTTATATATCTTTATATAAACGGGCAAACGATGGCGACAGAAAACCCTTGTTAGCACTGTTGTCTATTATGGCAGTAAGTGTGATGTTTTGGGCAGTATTCAAACAAAATGGAACTGCACTAACCACCTGGGCACAGTATTATACTGACCGTGAAATGCCAGCAGCAATTGCTGCCCCAGCAGAGAATATGTACCTTGCTGAAAAAGATACTTTCTATTATAGGAATGTTCCAGCCTTCGATGATAAATTTAAAGCTATTAAAGAAAACAACAAGCAAGTATTAAAACCTGGCTACCCGATATATTTTAAAAATGTAGCACCTGATAAAAAACCAAAAGAAGGCGAAGTGGTAAAACTATATAATACTGAATTATTTCAAAGTATTAATCCCCTTTGGGTAGTATTGCTCACCCCTTTGGTAATTGCTTTCTTTATGTTATTAAGGCGGCGAGGTCGAGAACCCTCCACACCCATGAAGATTGCATTGGGATTGCTGATATCCGCATTCAGCACCTTGGTAATGGTGGTAGCAATATATATATGTAGTAATGGAGCAGTAAAGGCAAGTCCTTGGTGGCTTATAGGATGCTATGGTGTTATCACAGTAGGTGAATTATTCCTGAGCCCGATGGGTTTAAGTTTGGTTTCCAAAATATCGCCTCCACGCCTCACAGCTTTAATGATGGGTGGTTGGTTTTTAGCTACGAGTTTGGGAAATAAATTAAGCGGTGTATTGGCTAGTATGTGGGATATCTATGATAATAAAGCAAACTTCTTTTGGGTAAATTTTGTT
- a CDS encoding DUF2306 domain-containing protein, protein MNSRIAAAIRSWKGLLELLFWAPVITFSLLLVKNTLPYFDFSPHFIFIRERILLYSDPIWKTSFYIHIGAGIFCILTAIIQFSSYILRKRSQIHVLSSKIYVFVVLLIGAPSGLYMSFFAKGEMAERGLFIFMAVAWFVTTYKGFTMAVARKFIAHRSWMIRSYAIALTAVTFRVYYTET, encoded by the coding sequence ATGAACTCTAGAATTGCTGCTGCTATACGAAGTTGGAAAGGCTTGCTCGAACTTTTGTTTTGGGCTCCTGTAATCACCTTTAGTTTGCTATTGGTAAAAAACACCCTACCTTATTTCGATTTTAGCCCGCATTTTATTTTCATCCGCGAACGAATTTTATTATACAGTGACCCCATTTGGAAAACAAGTTTCTATATACATATTGGTGCAGGCATTTTTTGTATACTCACTGCTATTATACAATTCTCATCTTATATACTTCGCAAACGCAGCCAGATTCATGTATTGTCGAGCAAAATTTATGTATTTGTGGTATTATTAATTGGAGCTCCATCGGGTTTGTATATGAGTTTTTTTGCCAAAGGTGAAATGGCCGAACGTGGACTTTTTATCTTTATGGCAGTAGCTTGGTTTGTAACTACGTATAAAGGTTTCACAATGGCTGTTGCTCGAAAATTTATAGCACACCGTTCCTGGATGATTCGTTCCTACGCTATAGCTCTAACTGCGGTTACCTTCCGAGTATATTATACCGAAACTTAA
- the pyrE gene encoding orotate phosphoribosyltransferase: MVVLARYPTFAAPIKAITMLDMAVMEESTKISKDAISVAETLLDIDSIQLKVSDPFTWVSGIESPIYCDNRRVNSYVEVRNKLVSCFVDLIREKFPQVEVIAGVATGGIPLGVLIADRMELPFIYARQAPKEHGLKRQVEGDYTDGQKVVLIEDHISTGGSSLIAINAIRAVNLNLLGLVSIMTYNFKAAKDQFAENNVNFYSLCDLETILDVSIKRGSITEEEKNSILEFKANPSTWGTNRKK; encoded by the coding sequence ATGGTAGTTTTAGCAAGATACCCTACCTTTGCAGCACCAATTAAAGCAATTACTATGTTAGATATGGCAGTTATGGAAGAATCTACAAAAATATCAAAAGACGCAATTAGTGTTGCGGAAACTTTATTAGATATTGATTCTATTCAATTAAAAGTGTCAGACCCTTTTACATGGGTATCAGGAATAGAGTCTCCTATTTATTGTGATAATAGGCGTGTGAATTCATACGTTGAAGTTAGGAACAAACTTGTTTCCTGTTTCGTTGACTTGATACGCGAAAAATTCCCGCAAGTAGAGGTAATCGCAGGTGTTGCTACTGGCGGAATTCCTTTAGGTGTTCTTATAGCGGATAGAATGGAATTGCCATTTATTTATGCAAGACAAGCACCCAAAGAACATGGTCTTAAAAGACAGGTAGAGGGAGATTATACAGACGGGCAAAAAGTTGTTTTAATAGAAGACCATATTTCAACAGGCGGCAGTAGTCTTATTGCTATAAATGCAATAAGAGCCGTCAATCTAAATCTTTTGGGGTTAGTGAGCATTATGACATACAACTTTAAAGCTGCGAAAGATCAATTTGCTGAAAATAATGTTAATTTTTATAGTCTTTGCGACCTAGAAACCATACTTGATGTTTCTATCAAAAGAGGTTCAATTACTGAAGAGGAAAAGAATTCCATATTGGAATTCAAAGCAAACCCAAGCACTTGGGGAACCAATAGAAAAAAATAA
- a CDS encoding gamma carbonic anhydrase family protein: protein MSIDPSIFKKEINKGSNVWIAPNATVFGHVAIGDDCTILFGAVIRADNDQVNIGARSNIQDNAVVHVDPECPVNIGHDCIVGHGAIIHGASLGNHVLVGMNATVLNKVVVGDYCIIGANTLVPEGMQIPEGSLVVGVPARIIKQLSEEQKEAVRKNADAYVELGKVYTENFR, encoded by the coding sequence ATGTCCATAGACCCCAGCATTTTTAAAAAAGAAATAAACAAAGGCAGCAATGTATGGATCGCCCCCAATGCTACTGTTTTCGGTCATGTTGCCATTGGCGATGATTGCACCATTTTATTTGGGGCAGTCATCCGAGCTGATAATGACCAAGTAAATATTGGTGCTCGCAGCAATATACAAGACAATGCAGTAGTGCATGTAGACCCAGAGTGTCCTGTAAACATAGGCCACGATTGTATCGTAGGGCATGGTGCCATCATACATGGAGCTTCACTTGGCAATCATGTATTGGTGGGGATGAATGCCACAGTATTGAATAAGGTTGTGGTGGGCGATTATTGTATTATAGGTGCAAATACACTCGTACCCGAAGGTATGCAAATACCCGAAGGTTCATTGGTGGTGGGCGTACCTGCACGAATTATTAAACAACTAAGTGAGGAGCAAAAAGAAGCAGTTCGCAAAAATGCCGATGCTTATGTGGAGTTGGGTAAAGTATATACCGAGAATTTTAGGTAA
- the hutI gene encoding imidazolonepropionase, whose protein sequence is MKDFAITNIKNLVGVWEQAPTKPLRGDELSHLPQLANSWLAVQDGLIAEYGQGVLPDIYNELPHIDAQGGHVLPCFVDSHTHIVYATSREQEFVARIKGQTYEEIAANGGGILNSAKRVTEASEEELFHSAFERLLLCVNQGTGAIEIKSGYGLSTESELKMLRVIKRLKNVSPIPIKATFLGAHAFPMEFKNNQQAYIDIIINEMLPQIAENNLADYIDVFCDRGFFDVAQTCQILRAGAQYGLKGKIHGNELGLTGGVQAAVAENALSVDHLEHTSEEEIILLANSSTIGTLLPSTAFFLGIPYPNARGLIGGGAAVCLASDFNPGSSPSGRMSFVISLACIKMKMTPAEAINAATVNAAFALELQDSLGTITKGKLAKLIITKPISSLEFLPYNFGGDIIEKVL, encoded by the coding sequence ATGAAGGATTTTGCAATTACCAATATTAAAAACTTAGTAGGAGTATGGGAACAAGCTCCCACCAAGCCTTTACGTGGAGATGAGCTTTCTCATTTGCCTCAATTAGCCAACTCATGGCTCGCCGTGCAAGATGGATTAATTGCCGAGTATGGACAAGGAGTACTTCCCGATATATATAATGAGCTGCCTCATATTGATGCACAAGGTGGACATGTATTGCCCTGTTTTGTAGATTCGCATACACATATAGTATATGCCACAAGCCGTGAGCAGGAATTTGTAGCCCGCATCAAAGGTCAGACTTATGAAGAGATTGCAGCAAACGGTGGCGGAATATTAAACTCAGCAAAACGAGTTACTGAAGCTAGTGAAGAAGAATTATTTCATTCAGCATTCGAACGATTACTACTATGTGTGAACCAAGGCACAGGAGCCATAGAAATAAAAAGTGGTTATGGGTTGAGCACCGAAAGTGAACTTAAAATGTTGCGTGTTATTAAACGCCTCAAAAATGTTTCTCCCATTCCTATTAAAGCCACATTCCTTGGTGCACATGCGTTCCCCATGGAATTTAAAAATAATCAGCAGGCTTATATCGATATTATAATCAATGAAATGCTGCCACAGATTGCCGAAAATAATTTGGCCGATTATATAGATGTATTTTGCGATCGCGGTTTTTTTGATGTGGCACAAACTTGTCAAATATTGCGTGCAGGGGCTCAATACGGTCTCAAAGGCAAAATCCATGGAAATGAATTGGGCCTAACTGGTGGGGTGCAAGCCGCAGTTGCTGAAAATGCACTCTCTGTTGACCACTTGGAGCATACTAGTGAGGAAGAAATTATTTTATTAGCAAATAGTAGCACTATCGGCACCTTGTTGCCCTCAACAGCTTTCTTTTTAGGAATTCCTTATCCCAATGCCCGCGGCTTAATAGGTGGCGGTGCAGCAGTTTGTTTGGCAAGTGATTTTAATCCTGGAAGTTCCCCATCGGGCCGCATGTCGTTTGTGATTAGTTTAGCTTGCATCAAAATGAAAATGACCCCAGCCGAAGCTATTAATGCCGCTACAGTTAATGCAGCTTTTGCACTAGAACTACAAGACAGTTTAGGAACTATTACAAAAGGGAAATTGGCCAAACTTATCATCACCAAACCTATATCAAGTTTAGAATTTTTGCCCTATAATTTTGGCGGGGATATTATTGAAAAAGTATTATAA